Proteins from one Oncorhynchus gorbuscha isolate QuinsamMale2020 ecotype Even-year linkage group LG18, OgorEven_v1.0, whole genome shotgun sequence genomic window:
- the LOC124003859 gene encoding uncharacterized protein LOC124003859, with protein sequence MANIKTLNEIGHLNSSGFGRPWPRHGLYLLHWFSHNYVIFDNNGDLLALYNPKRKEFGFHHFNNRLECDGNCYQLLPNQNFPYYVMGNLNTPGAGDLPPYVRQNYKGYHDDSNMDRIIISLHPSLVLDKVYVTQHEDVRTFDRQNTYRISKGLVRLIRNLELEELLRQAGYPRSIMFVKAVKRQETPARSHTTVYQPAVSQTDWVNNKRPSVVSPRPTPSRESVIDMPHDLMLCESKINHVSVSIPESRDSHKPRRERRCCVIL encoded by the coding sequence ATggctaacattaaaacattaaatgaAATTGGACACCTCAACTCATCTGGCTTTGGTAGGCCTTGGCCCAGGCATGGACTTTACCTGCTCCACTGGTTCTCCCATAACTACGTCATATTCGACAACAATGGTGACCTGCTGGCGCTGTACAACCCCAAAAGGAAGGAGTTTGGTTTCCATCACTTCAATAACCGACTCGAGTGTGACGGTAACTGTTATCAATTGCTCCCCAACCAGAACTTTCCATACTATGTGATGGGCAACCTGAATACCCCAGGGGCAGGTGACCTGCCACCATACGTTAGGCAGAACTACAAAGGTTACCATGATGACAGCAATATGGACCGTATCATCATCAGTCTTCACCCCAGCTTGGTGTTGGATAAAGTCTATGTGACCCAACACGAGGATGTGAGGACCTTTGATCGCCAGAACACCTATCGGATCAGTAAGGGTTTGGTCAGGCTCATCCGTAATCTGGAACTGGAGGAGCTGCTAAGGCAAGCTGGGTACCCCAGAAGCATTATGTTTGTCAAAGCAGTCAAGCGGCAAGAGACTCCAGCTCGAAGCCACACCACCGTTTATCAACCAGCTGTCAGCCAAACTGACTGGGTCAACAACAAGAGGCCCTCTGTTGTGAGTCCCAGGCCAACACCATCAAGGGAGTCTGTGATTGACATGCCACATGACTTAATGCTTTGTGAGAGCAAAATAAATCATGTGTCTGTCAGTATCCCCGAGAGCAGAGACTCCCATAAGCCTCGGCGGGAGAGGCGATGCTGTGTCATTCTGTAG